One Syngnathus acus chromosome 13, fSynAcu1.2, whole genome shotgun sequence genomic window carries:
- the LOC119132186 gene encoding NACHT, LRR and PYD domains-containing protein 3-like isoform X3, protein MALDTKSKELLWRTLRQLEQDDFTNFQFHMHPGDVDRNANHVDIAEQLEKKHGKNAVEETIKILKTINNYNLAQKLRSDVAQIKVDDLVSEFKMELQDNLRVGYFNAPESNTELSQQKLLEDVYTELYITRGVDGLPNKQHEVLQMEMCDKDKESIEECDIFGSERPIRTMVTVGFAGIGKSFLVRKFVLDWASGRTNRDVHFIFPFTFRKLNLEKEKSFSLAELIHHSIWESKDNKMLDYIFARLQNSGKCHYQCSDIKILFVLDGLDECRLNLDLSDRRKVAVDVTQAYPVEVLLAHLIKRNLLPGARVWITTRPQAASNIPPHLVDSRTEVKGFSDSQRVDYFRKRFPDEQYIIKHIQKSRTIFIMCHMPIFCWLTATVLQDYRDTGKGGGLPKTLTEMYTEFLLYHLDKSKERESQKHIEYVKAMAKLAFQHLIKNQQIFTERELQESGLDYLPAAKYSGVFTKVFKEVPPLKKYQGRTMFQFIHLTIQEYLAALYVMMSLFQDNKNVLGNHWMHFRKTPLTRVHEAAIHKASESDGNLDMFLRFLLGLSLQCNQDLLGELLKAPKNSRHSSAGTVRLIKQQIEQNSPEENINLFYCLSELKDESLLEEIQQYLSSGYLSTEDLSPAMWSALVFVLRASNEAMSCFDLKHYCASERGLLMLLPVVKASQKSVVSGYKLSRKSCLMLASVLSSPCNLRHLDLSNNDLCDDKLEALATGLAKPQCTLQVLGLNNCNLSKKSCEVLASILSSSCSLRDLDLGDNKLYDNGLYELTYGLAKPQCTLQVLRLDGCKLSKKSCEMLASVLGLPRNLRHLDLSYNDLYDDGLKALAAGLAKPQCTLQVLGLSRCNLSKKSCEVLASVLRSPCNLRDLDLSYNLLYNDGLEALAGGLAKPQCTLQVLGLKSCMITTPGCVSLAKALRSNPFHLQELDLNNNNYGKKGKQALVEVQMDPCCSLKTVRFAVTPYVPYARCQPWIIGECSGQREMFCLTMKRYG, encoded by the exons ATGGCTCTGGATACCAAGAGCAAGGAGCTGCTGTGGAGAACGCTGAGGCAGCTGGAGCAGGACGACTTCACAAACTTCCAGTTCCATATGCACCCCGGTGACGTCGACCGCAACGCAAACCACGTGGACATCGCCGAACAGCTGGAGAAGAAGCACGGCAAAAACGCTGTGGAGGAGACCATCAAGATTCTGAAAACGATCAACAACTACAATCTGGCCCAGAAGCTGCGCAGCGACGTGGCGCAAATCAAAG TGGACGACCTGGTCAGCGAATTCAAGATGGAGCTGCAAGACAACCTGCGGGTGGGCTACTTCAACGCTCCTGAGAGCAACACGGAGCTCAGCCAGCAGAAGCTTCTGGAGGACGTCTACACCGAGCTCTACATTACCCGCGGCGTCGACGGTCTTCCCAACAAGCAGCATGAGGTCCTTCAGATGGAAATGTGCGATAAGGACAAGGAGTCCATTGAAGAGTGCGACATCTTCGGAAGCGAGAGGCCCATCCGCACTATGGTCACCGTGGGCTTCGCGGGCATCGGGAAAAGCTTCCTGGTGCGCAAGTTTGTCCTGGACTGGGCCAGCGGGAGAACCAACAGAGACGTGCACTTCATCTTTCCTTTCACCTTCCGCAAGTTGAACTTGGAGAAGGAGAAAAGCTTTTCGCTGGCAGAGCTCATCCACCACTCCATCTGGGAGAGCAAGGACAACAAGATGCTGGACTACATCTTTGCCAGGCTGCAGAACTCGGGAAAGTGCCACTACCAATGCAGCGACATCAagattttgtttgtgctggaCGGCCTGGACGAGTGCCGCCTCAACCTGGACCTGAGCGACAGGCGCAAGGTGGCCGTGGACGTGACCCAAGCCTACCCCGTGGAGGTGCTCCTGGCGCATCTCATCAAGCGTAACCTGCTTCCCGGCGCACGGGTTTGGATCACCACGCGGCCCCAGGCGGCCAGCAACATCCCACCGCACCTGGTGGACAGCAGAACCGAGGTGAAGGGCTTCAGTGACTCCCAGAGGGTGGACTACTTCAGGAAGAGGTTCCCTGACGAGCAATACATCATCAAGCACATCCAGAAATCCCGCACCATTTTCATCATGTGCCACATGCCCATCTTCTGCTGGCTCACCGCCACTGTTCTCCAAGATTATCGGGACAccggaaaggggggggggctaccCAAAACCCTGACCGAGATGTACACAGAGTTCCTGCTCTATCACCTGGACAAGTCCAAGGAGCGAGAGAGCCAGAAGCACATCGAGTACGTCAAAGCGATGGCAAAGCTTGCTTTTCAGCACCTGATTAAAAATCAACAGATCTTCACCGAGAGAGAGTTGCAGGAAAGCGGCTTGGATTACCTGCCGGCCGCAAAATACTCGGGAGTCTTCACCAAGGTCTTCAAGGAGGTACCCCCGCTCAAGAAATACCAAGGCCGCACGATGTTTCAGTTCATCCACCTGACCATCCAGGAATATCTGGCCGCTCTGTATGTGATGATGAGCCTGTTCCAGGACAACAAGAACGTGCTGGGAAACCACTGGATGCATTTTAGAAAGACGCCGCTCACTCGGGTCCATGAGGCGGCCATCCACAAAGCCTCAGAGAGTGACGGAAACCTGGACATGTTCCTCCGCTTCCTGTTGGGCCTCTCCTTGCAGTGCAACCAGGACCTTCTGGGTGAGCTGCTGAAGGCGCCAAAGAACTCCAGACACAGCAGCGCAGGAACGGTCCGCTTGATCAAGCAACAGATAGAGCAGAACTCTCCCGAGGAGAACATCAATTTGTTCTACTGCCTGAGCGAGCTGAAGGACGAGTCCCTGCTTGAGGAGATCCAACAATACCTAAGCTCGGGGTACTTGTCCACGGAGGACCTATCTCCGGCCATGTGGTCGGCCCTGGTCTTCGTCTTACGGGCTTCCAACGAAGCCATGAGCTGCTTTGACCTGAAGCATTACTGTGCATCCGAGAGGGGGCTCCTGATGCTGCTGCCGGTGGTCAAGGCTTCTCAAAAATCAGT GGTCTCGGGctacaaactgagcaggaaaagctGTTTGATGCTGGCCTCCGTTCTAAGCTCGCCCTGCAACCTGAGGCATCTGGATCTCAGCAACAACGACTTGTGTGACGACAAGCTGGAGGCGCTCGCCACTGGACTGGCAAAACCGCAGTGTACCCTGCAAGTCCTCGG gctcAACAACTGCAACctgagcaagaaaagctgTGAAGTGCTGGCCTCCATTCTAAGCTCGTCCTGCAGCCTGAGGGATCTGGATCTTGGCGACAACAAATTGTATGACAACGGGCTCTATGAGCTTACTTACGGACTGGCAAAGCCGCAGTGTACCTTGCAAGTCCTCAG GCTCGACGGCTGCAAActgagcaagaaaagctgcgAGATGCTGGCCTCCGTTCTAGGCTTGCCTCGCAACCTGAGGCATCTGGATCTCAGCTACAACGACTTATACGACGATGGGCTGAAGGCACTCGCTGCCGGACTGGCAAAGCCGCAGTGTACCTTGCAAGTCCTCGG gctcTCGCGCTGCAACctgagcaagaaaagctgcgAGGTGCTGGCCTCCGTTCTAAGATCGCCCTGCAACCTTAGGGATCTGGATCTCAGCTATAACCTCTTGTACAACGACGGGCTGGAGGCCCTCGCCGGCGGACTAGCAAAACCGCAGTGTACCTTGCAAGTCCTCGG GCTCAAGTCCTGCATGATCACCACACCAGGATGCGTCTCACTGGCCAAGGCTCTCCGGTCCAACCCCTTCCACCTCCAAGAGCTAGACCTGAACAACAATAATTACggaaagaaaggaaagcaGGCCTTGGTGGAGGTCCAAATGGATCCTTGCTGCAGTCTGAAGACAGTCAG GTTTGCTGTGACGCCATATGTGCCTTACGCTAGATGCCAGCCTTGGATCATTGGTGaatgttctggacagagggaaatgttttgcctgacaatgaaaagatatggttAG
- the LOC119132186 gene encoding NACHT, LRR and PYD domains-containing protein 3-like isoform X5, translating to MALDTKSKELLWRTLRQLEQDDFTNFQFHMHPGDVDRNANHVDIAEQLEKKHGKNAVEETIKILKTINNYNLAQKLRSDVAQIKVDDLVSEFKMELQDNLRVGYFNAPESNTELSQQKLLEDVYTELYITRGVDGLPNKQHEVLQMEMCDKDKESIEECDIFGSERPIRTMVTVGFAGIGKSFLVRKFVLDWASGRTNRDVHFIFPFTFRKLNLEKEKSFSLAELIHHSIWESKDNKMLDYIFARLQNSGKCHYQCSDIKILFVLDGLDECRLNLDLSDRRKVAVDVTQAYPVEVLLAHLIKRNLLPGARVWITTRPQAASNIPPHLVDSRTEVKGFSDSQRVDYFRKRFPDEQYIIKHIQKSRTIFIMCHMPIFCWLTATVLQDYRDTGKGGGLPKTLTEMYTEFLLYHLDKSKERESQKHIEYVKAMAKLAFQHLIKNQQIFTERELQESGLDYLPAAKYSGVFTKVFKEVPPLKKYQGRTMFQFIHLTIQEYLAALYVMMSLFQDNKNVLGNHWMHFRKTPLTRVHEAAIHKASESDGNLDMFLRFLLGLSLQCNQDLLGELLKAPKNSRHSSAGTVRLIKQQIEQNSPEENINLFYCLSELKDESLLEEIQQYLSSGYLSTEDLSPAMWSALVFVLRASNEAMSCFDLKHYCASERGLLMLLPVVKASQKSVVSGYKLSRKSCLMLASVLSSPCNLRHLDLSNNDLCDDKLEALATGLAKPQCTLQVLGLNNCNLSKKSCEVLASILSSSCSLRDLDLGDNKLYDNGLYELTYGLAKPQCTLQVLRLSRCNLSKKSCEVLASVLRSPCNLRDLDLSYNLLYNDGLEALAGGLAKPQCTLQVLGLKSCMITTPGCVSLAKALRSNPFHLQELDLNNNNYGKKGKQALVEVQMDPCCSLKTVRFAVTPYVPYARCQPWIIGECSGQREMFCLTMKRYG from the exons ATGGCTCTGGATACCAAGAGCAAGGAGCTGCTGTGGAGAACGCTGAGGCAGCTGGAGCAGGACGACTTCACAAACTTCCAGTTCCATATGCACCCCGGTGACGTCGACCGCAACGCAAACCACGTGGACATCGCCGAACAGCTGGAGAAGAAGCACGGCAAAAACGCTGTGGAGGAGACCATCAAGATTCTGAAAACGATCAACAACTACAATCTGGCCCAGAAGCTGCGCAGCGACGTGGCGCAAATCAAAG TGGACGACCTGGTCAGCGAATTCAAGATGGAGCTGCAAGACAACCTGCGGGTGGGCTACTTCAACGCTCCTGAGAGCAACACGGAGCTCAGCCAGCAGAAGCTTCTGGAGGACGTCTACACCGAGCTCTACATTACCCGCGGCGTCGACGGTCTTCCCAACAAGCAGCATGAGGTCCTTCAGATGGAAATGTGCGATAAGGACAAGGAGTCCATTGAAGAGTGCGACATCTTCGGAAGCGAGAGGCCCATCCGCACTATGGTCACCGTGGGCTTCGCGGGCATCGGGAAAAGCTTCCTGGTGCGCAAGTTTGTCCTGGACTGGGCCAGCGGGAGAACCAACAGAGACGTGCACTTCATCTTTCCTTTCACCTTCCGCAAGTTGAACTTGGAGAAGGAGAAAAGCTTTTCGCTGGCAGAGCTCATCCACCACTCCATCTGGGAGAGCAAGGACAACAAGATGCTGGACTACATCTTTGCCAGGCTGCAGAACTCGGGAAAGTGCCACTACCAATGCAGCGACATCAagattttgtttgtgctggaCGGCCTGGACGAGTGCCGCCTCAACCTGGACCTGAGCGACAGGCGCAAGGTGGCCGTGGACGTGACCCAAGCCTACCCCGTGGAGGTGCTCCTGGCGCATCTCATCAAGCGTAACCTGCTTCCCGGCGCACGGGTTTGGATCACCACGCGGCCCCAGGCGGCCAGCAACATCCCACCGCACCTGGTGGACAGCAGAACCGAGGTGAAGGGCTTCAGTGACTCCCAGAGGGTGGACTACTTCAGGAAGAGGTTCCCTGACGAGCAATACATCATCAAGCACATCCAGAAATCCCGCACCATTTTCATCATGTGCCACATGCCCATCTTCTGCTGGCTCACCGCCACTGTTCTCCAAGATTATCGGGACAccggaaaggggggggggctaccCAAAACCCTGACCGAGATGTACACAGAGTTCCTGCTCTATCACCTGGACAAGTCCAAGGAGCGAGAGAGCCAGAAGCACATCGAGTACGTCAAAGCGATGGCAAAGCTTGCTTTTCAGCACCTGATTAAAAATCAACAGATCTTCACCGAGAGAGAGTTGCAGGAAAGCGGCTTGGATTACCTGCCGGCCGCAAAATACTCGGGAGTCTTCACCAAGGTCTTCAAGGAGGTACCCCCGCTCAAGAAATACCAAGGCCGCACGATGTTTCAGTTCATCCACCTGACCATCCAGGAATATCTGGCCGCTCTGTATGTGATGATGAGCCTGTTCCAGGACAACAAGAACGTGCTGGGAAACCACTGGATGCATTTTAGAAAGACGCCGCTCACTCGGGTCCATGAGGCGGCCATCCACAAAGCCTCAGAGAGTGACGGAAACCTGGACATGTTCCTCCGCTTCCTGTTGGGCCTCTCCTTGCAGTGCAACCAGGACCTTCTGGGTGAGCTGCTGAAGGCGCCAAAGAACTCCAGACACAGCAGCGCAGGAACGGTCCGCTTGATCAAGCAACAGATAGAGCAGAACTCTCCCGAGGAGAACATCAATTTGTTCTACTGCCTGAGCGAGCTGAAGGACGAGTCCCTGCTTGAGGAGATCCAACAATACCTAAGCTCGGGGTACTTGTCCACGGAGGACCTATCTCCGGCCATGTGGTCGGCCCTGGTCTTCGTCTTACGGGCTTCCAACGAAGCCATGAGCTGCTTTGACCTGAAGCATTACTGTGCATCCGAGAGGGGGCTCCTGATGCTGCTGCCGGTGGTCAAGGCTTCTCAAAAATCAGT GGTCTCGGGctacaaactgagcaggaaaagctGTTTGATGCTGGCCTCCGTTCTAAGCTCGCCCTGCAACCTGAGGCATCTGGATCTCAGCAACAACGACTTGTGTGACGACAAGCTGGAGGCGCTCGCCACTGGACTGGCAAAACCGCAGTGTACCCTGCAAGTCCTCGG gctcAACAACTGCAACctgagcaagaaaagctgTGAAGTGCTGGCCTCCATTCTAAGCTCGTCCTGCAGCCTGAGGGATCTGGATCTTGGCGACAACAAATTGTATGACAACGGGCTCTATGAGCTTACTTACGGACTGGCAAAGCCGCAGTGTACCTTGCAAGTCCTCAG gctcTCGCGCTGCAACctgagcaagaaaagctgcgAGGTGCTGGCCTCCGTTCTAAGATCGCCCTGCAACCTTAGGGATCTGGATCTCAGCTATAACCTCTTGTACAACGACGGGCTGGAGGCCCTCGCCGGCGGACTAGCAAAACCGCAGTGTACCTTGCAAGTCCTCGG GCTCAAGTCCTGCATGATCACCACACCAGGATGCGTCTCACTGGCCAAGGCTCTCCGGTCCAACCCCTTCCACCTCCAAGAGCTAGACCTGAACAACAATAATTACggaaagaaaggaaagcaGGCCTTGGTGGAGGTCCAAATGGATCCTTGCTGCAGTCTGAAGACAGTCAG GTTTGCTGTGACGCCATATGTGCCTTACGCTAGATGCCAGCCTTGGATCATTGGTGaatgttctggacagagggaaatgttttgcctgacaatgaaaagatatggttAG
- the LOC119132186 gene encoding NACHT, LRR and PYD domains-containing protein 3-like isoform X4 — translation MALDTKSKELLWRTLRQLEQDDFTNFQFHMHPGDVDRNANHVDIAEQLEKKHGKNAVEETIKILKTINNYNLAQKLRSDVAQIKVDDLVSEFKMELQDNLRVGYFNAPESNTELSQQKLLEDVYTELYITRGVDGLPNKQHEVLQMEMCDKDKESIEECDIFGSERPIRTMVTVGFAGIGKSFLVRKFVLDWASGRTNRDVHFIFPFTFRKLNLEKEKSFSLAELIHHSIWESKDNKMLDYIFARLQNSGKCHYQCSDIKILFVLDGLDECRLNLDLSDRRKVAVDVTQAYPVEVLLAHLIKRNLLPGARVWITTRPQAASNIPPHLVDSRTEVKGFSDSQRVDYFRKRFPDEQYIIKHIQKSRTIFIMCHMPIFCWLTATVLQDYRDTGKGGGLPKTLTEMYTEFLLYHLDKSKERESQKHIEYVKAMAKLAFQHLIKNQQIFTERELQESGLDYLPAAKYSGVFTKVFKEVPPLKKYQGRTMFQFIHLTIQEYLAALYVMMSLFQDNKNVLGNHWMHFRKTPLTRVHEAAIHKASESDGNLDMFLRFLLGLSLQCNQDLLGELLKAPKNSRHSSAGTVRLIKQQIEQNSPEENINLFYCLSELKDESLLEEIQQYLSSGYLSTEDLSPAMWSALVFVLRASNEAMSCFDLKHYCASERGLLMLLPVVKASQKSVVSGYKLSRKSCLMLASVLSSPCNLRHLDLSNNDLCDDKLEALATGLAKPQCTLQVLGLNNCNLSKKSCEVLASILSSSCSLRDLDLGDNKLYDNGLYELTYGLAKPQCTLQVLRLSHCNLSKKGCQGLAYVLGSLCNLRELHLSDNDLYNEGVETLAVGLGKPQCTLQVLRLDGCKLSKKSCEMLASVLGLPRNLRHLDLSYNDLYDDGLKALAAGLAKPQCTLQVLGLKSCMITTPGCVSLAKALRSNPFHLQELDLNNNNYGKKGKQALVEVQMDPCCSLKTVRFAVTPYVPYARCQPWIIGECSGQREMFCLTMKRYG, via the exons ATGGCTCTGGATACCAAGAGCAAGGAGCTGCTGTGGAGAACGCTGAGGCAGCTGGAGCAGGACGACTTCACAAACTTCCAGTTCCATATGCACCCCGGTGACGTCGACCGCAACGCAAACCACGTGGACATCGCCGAACAGCTGGAGAAGAAGCACGGCAAAAACGCTGTGGAGGAGACCATCAAGATTCTGAAAACGATCAACAACTACAATCTGGCCCAGAAGCTGCGCAGCGACGTGGCGCAAATCAAAG TGGACGACCTGGTCAGCGAATTCAAGATGGAGCTGCAAGACAACCTGCGGGTGGGCTACTTCAACGCTCCTGAGAGCAACACGGAGCTCAGCCAGCAGAAGCTTCTGGAGGACGTCTACACCGAGCTCTACATTACCCGCGGCGTCGACGGTCTTCCCAACAAGCAGCATGAGGTCCTTCAGATGGAAATGTGCGATAAGGACAAGGAGTCCATTGAAGAGTGCGACATCTTCGGAAGCGAGAGGCCCATCCGCACTATGGTCACCGTGGGCTTCGCGGGCATCGGGAAAAGCTTCCTGGTGCGCAAGTTTGTCCTGGACTGGGCCAGCGGGAGAACCAACAGAGACGTGCACTTCATCTTTCCTTTCACCTTCCGCAAGTTGAACTTGGAGAAGGAGAAAAGCTTTTCGCTGGCAGAGCTCATCCACCACTCCATCTGGGAGAGCAAGGACAACAAGATGCTGGACTACATCTTTGCCAGGCTGCAGAACTCGGGAAAGTGCCACTACCAATGCAGCGACATCAagattttgtttgtgctggaCGGCCTGGACGAGTGCCGCCTCAACCTGGACCTGAGCGACAGGCGCAAGGTGGCCGTGGACGTGACCCAAGCCTACCCCGTGGAGGTGCTCCTGGCGCATCTCATCAAGCGTAACCTGCTTCCCGGCGCACGGGTTTGGATCACCACGCGGCCCCAGGCGGCCAGCAACATCCCACCGCACCTGGTGGACAGCAGAACCGAGGTGAAGGGCTTCAGTGACTCCCAGAGGGTGGACTACTTCAGGAAGAGGTTCCCTGACGAGCAATACATCATCAAGCACATCCAGAAATCCCGCACCATTTTCATCATGTGCCACATGCCCATCTTCTGCTGGCTCACCGCCACTGTTCTCCAAGATTATCGGGACAccggaaaggggggggggctaccCAAAACCCTGACCGAGATGTACACAGAGTTCCTGCTCTATCACCTGGACAAGTCCAAGGAGCGAGAGAGCCAGAAGCACATCGAGTACGTCAAAGCGATGGCAAAGCTTGCTTTTCAGCACCTGATTAAAAATCAACAGATCTTCACCGAGAGAGAGTTGCAGGAAAGCGGCTTGGATTACCTGCCGGCCGCAAAATACTCGGGAGTCTTCACCAAGGTCTTCAAGGAGGTACCCCCGCTCAAGAAATACCAAGGCCGCACGATGTTTCAGTTCATCCACCTGACCATCCAGGAATATCTGGCCGCTCTGTATGTGATGATGAGCCTGTTCCAGGACAACAAGAACGTGCTGGGAAACCACTGGATGCATTTTAGAAAGACGCCGCTCACTCGGGTCCATGAGGCGGCCATCCACAAAGCCTCAGAGAGTGACGGAAACCTGGACATGTTCCTCCGCTTCCTGTTGGGCCTCTCCTTGCAGTGCAACCAGGACCTTCTGGGTGAGCTGCTGAAGGCGCCAAAGAACTCCAGACACAGCAGCGCAGGAACGGTCCGCTTGATCAAGCAACAGATAGAGCAGAACTCTCCCGAGGAGAACATCAATTTGTTCTACTGCCTGAGCGAGCTGAAGGACGAGTCCCTGCTTGAGGAGATCCAACAATACCTAAGCTCGGGGTACTTGTCCACGGAGGACCTATCTCCGGCCATGTGGTCGGCCCTGGTCTTCGTCTTACGGGCTTCCAACGAAGCCATGAGCTGCTTTGACCTGAAGCATTACTGTGCATCCGAGAGGGGGCTCCTGATGCTGCTGCCGGTGGTCAAGGCTTCTCAAAAATCAGT GGTCTCGGGctacaaactgagcaggaaaagctGTTTGATGCTGGCCTCCGTTCTAAGCTCGCCCTGCAACCTGAGGCATCTGGATCTCAGCAACAACGACTTGTGTGACGACAAGCTGGAGGCGCTCGCCACTGGACTGGCAAAACCGCAGTGTACCCTGCAAGTCCTCGG gctcAACAACTGCAACctgagcaagaaaagctgTGAAGTGCTGGCCTCCATTCTAAGCTCGTCCTGCAGCCTGAGGGATCTGGATCTTGGCGACAACAAATTGTATGACAACGGGCTCTATGAGCTTACTTACGGACTGGCAAAGCCGCAGTGTACCTTGCAAGTCCTCAG gctTTCGCACTGCAACCTGAGCAAGAAAGGCTGCCAGGGGCTGGCCTATGTTCTAGGCTCACTCTGCAACCTGAGGGAACTGCATCTCAGCGACAACGACTTGTACAACGAAGGGGTGGAGACGCTCGCCGTTGGACTGGGAAAGCCGCAGTGTACCTTGCAAGTCCTCAG GCTCGACGGCTGCAAActgagcaagaaaagctgcgAGATGCTGGCCTCCGTTCTAGGCTTGCCTCGCAACCTGAGGCATCTGGATCTCAGCTACAACGACTTATACGACGATGGGCTGAAGGCACTCGCTGCCGGACTGGCAAAGCCGCAGTGTACCTTGCAAGTCCTCGG GCTCAAGTCCTGCATGATCACCACACCAGGATGCGTCTCACTGGCCAAGGCTCTCCGGTCCAACCCCTTCCACCTCCAAGAGCTAGACCTGAACAACAATAATTACggaaagaaaggaaagcaGGCCTTGGTGGAGGTCCAAATGGATCCTTGCTGCAGTCTGAAGACAGTCAG GTTTGCTGTGACGCCATATGTGCCTTACGCTAGATGCCAGCCTTGGATCATTGGTGaatgttctggacagagggaaatgttttgcctgacaatgaaaagatatggttAG